The Euphorbia lathyris chromosome 4, ddEupLath1.1, whole genome shotgun sequence genomic interval ATCTAAATTCATCAACTTGGGCTCTGTTCACGGGTTTCGATTGCGGTCTTGTTCGTCTATGTTCATGAGTCTAACTCCATGCAAAAACGGATCATAGCCCAAAAGGTAACACTCTCAAGGGTTTAAAAGCCTTCCTTTTGCGTGCAATTATGCTTAATTTTGTGCTTGTTCACTGCCATTTCAGGTTTCTAAAGCAGAATTTCTACAATTCTGTAACTGGTGGTCGATCATCCACACACTATAGTCGATCAGCTATAGTGGTAGAAATGCAGAAATTCTACTTTCATCTGTTTTGCTTAGGATTAGTCTGTAGTTTCTGATTTGGGTAAATTTACATTCTAGTAGCCGTAAATAGGTATTTAAATGTGCAACACGTAAAGTGCGATTAATTACTGGTTATAAAGTGTAtttctagaaaaaaaaattaaatctgtCAGAATAGCTAGATGTAATTCATGGATCAAAATGCATGCTGGTGTGCTAGAACAATAAGATCTGATTAAGTCATATTTGATCAAGTCCCGTATCATAGAGAAAATCCAAAAAACGTATCCAAATGTTCTGTAGCTAAGTCTATCTGTCTTGCAAGTTTAATAGCTTTATTCATAGGGCTTGACTAGTTGTATTGGGcttttggtgcgacttttgaaaTGTAATTTATAATTCTGAATTGATTTATCGCTTTTGTGTGGTGAACAAATATAAACTAAAAACGGATTAGAttatggccctgtttgggaattagctgttagctgttagctgattacattagttgttagctgttagctgattacattagctgatttgattagctgtttgtgtagacctgtttggtaaaatttagctgattgataatagcggtttgtgcaaaaagacgaataagggcattaattttagcgcaggagaagagggagtctatgtattagggttaaagaaatccattaattttaatattgcaaaacgctaattgaaaaagctcattttaagagctttttctaaattagcgttttcatcccaaaactctctccaccaaacactccaattaacggtttcagtggtcaaacctctaaagttggtcaaaaccgctctttttatcccaaaacgctctttaccaaacagggcctatatttaatattttaacggcAGTCAAGTTTACGATTTTATTAATCAAACCATTACCACGTTTAATTTGTGTAATGGTTTATCGAGGTTTTCCTGTATTGTTATAATGTTTAAAGATAGATAAGATGTTTAATGATTCATGCTCCTATTTGAGAGGTTCTAGATTCAATTCTCTCGGACCTCATTTTTATTGTGAATTGCTAAATACCGTctccatttggacttttttgtccttctcataattttgattaaaaactaaacattttctctccaaaatcacaaacccaaacaataataattgaaattatgaaaataattaatgtgTGACAACCTAAACcctgaaaatggatgattacgagttgTGAACATTAAAATGTacgttttttagtaaaaaaatcatgaaaataatgcatattttttgtgataattttgcatttttcgccacaaaaaactgaaaaattttacattttcgtcacaaaaaatggAACAATGGGTGGGTGGATCCGACATCCGCCTCGGCCAaatttcgtgtttttttttcaaaaattcaaaaaaaaaagtgaagatGTAGAAAGTGATTGAACACGTAACCTGATGAAGTAACACATGCACCAATACAAAGACAAACATCCATGCACTAAATATCAAAAACACCAAATCGCCACGTCCCAATCTCTATACCCAAATTTCCCCTATAAATACAAACCCATTTTACCCTCCTTTCTCACTCAAACACAGACTTTAAAGTCTCTCTCTCTACTTAATCTAAAATGGGGTTTTCTTCTTTGATCTCCCTGAGTCTCTGCTTTCTTTTTCTCATCCACGGCGGTCTTGTCGAAGCTCAGCGGTTTCCCCGGCCACCATATCGGCAAAGACAGTCACGGGCGTGTCAACAGAAGGATCAATGCCAACTTGATCGGTTAACTGCAATGGAGCCGTCAAGGAGGATCCACTCAGAAGCCGGTGTGACGGAGCTCTGGGATCAAAATGATCAGCAATTCCGGTGTGCCGGAGTTGTAGCTATGCGCCATGTTATTCAGGAGAGAGGAATGCTTTTGCCTGTTTATGTTAATGGCCCTAAGCTCATATACGTCGTTCAAGGTGAGCAAAATGGACTATTTTTTATCCGGTTCATTTGAACCGGAACTAATCTATTATTCTTTTGAACCGGAACTATTCCATTTTTACATGATAATAATCAGTCATTTCGGTTTCTGGTTGGACCGTTAAGCCCGATCTGATCCCGATTAAGTGTGGCCCATTGAGAATTAAGAAAATCGATAAGACCCCGATTGAGACCTAACCGATTCTCAGTTTGATGGATTGAACTGACCAATCGGGTTCGGATCTGATAACATTGTAAAAATCTCTCTAGTTTTAGTTAATTATTGGATTTTTAAATCTTAGttcttttaataaaacaaacaaaaaaaaaaaattaagcaccAATTAAGATAAATTTAAGGGAGAGATTTAAACTTTTACTATACACATAAAAGTTAAATTTGGGGAATAAGCACTCGGTCTACTTGTAGGACCTTCAATTCATTTTTAAATACGTATCTTAATCTACGTATCTTAATATGAAAAACTGAGTGcttctattaattttttttcgatTATTTAACTTAATTTGGTTTGCGTTGTTATTAACTTGAATATCAATAATGCTTTGAAAAATGCAGGAAACGGTATCGAAGGGGCAACATACCCTGGTTGTCCTGAGACATTCGAGTACTCCTCCGAATCACAATCTCAAGCACAATTTAGACAAGAAGGACGACAAGGCGAGGATGATGTACACCAAAAGGTTCGACAAATCCGAAAAGGTGATGTCATTGCTTTGCCCCATGGAGTGGCTCATTGGGTCTATAACAATGGTCGCACACCTCTTGTTCTTGTCCAAATTATAGATCTTAACAATCAACACAACCAACTTGATCAAAACCTTAGAGTAAGTATATTCTATGGCTTATTCGAAATCTAATTTAAGCGATtagagttttcaatttgattactTTCGTGTGTCATTGTAGACATTCTTTATTGCGGGAAACTCCGAGGAGGATTTATCAGAGAGGGAAAAAGCACCTCAGAGGGAATCAACAAGGAGATCAAGAGGAGAAAGGAGACCATCGTCTCGCAATGTTTTCGCGGGTATAGACGAAGAAATGCTAGCAGAAGCATTCAATGTAAACACTGACTTGGCAAGAAGGTTGAAGGGAGAAAATGACAACAGAGGTATTATTGTGATGGTAGATGGAGAACTTGAGGTTTTGAGCCCCGAACGAAGCCGACAACAGGAACAATGGGAAAGAGAGAGATATGCTAATGGAATCGAAGAAACTTTTTGTTCGGCCAGGATGAAATACAACATTGACCGCCCTTCAGTTTCCGATGTCTTCAACCCACGAGCCGGAAGAGTCACCAATGTTAATAGCTTAAACCTCCCCATCCTCCGAGACCTTCAACTCAGCATCCAGAAAGGTGTTCTCTATAGGGTAAGAATAATAATTAAGAACTTATCACACTATTATGATTTATAGATATAGCTCGCTTAATATGACCTGTTATTACATGTAGAATGCGGTGATGGCACCACATTGGAACATGAACGCACACAGCATATACTATTTCACAGAAGGATGTGGAAATGTGCAAATAGTTGACCACAATGGAAACCAAGTGTTCGACGGACAAGTCAAAGAGGGACAAATTCTAATTGCCCCAATAAATTTTGTAGTAATAAAGGAGGCAAGAGAAGAAGGGCTTGAATGGGTAGCCTTCAAGACTAACGAGAATGCCAAAATTCACCAATTAGCCGGCAGAATTTCAGCACTTAGGGCCATGCCTGAAGATGTTGTCGCAAATGCGTACCAGATTTCAAGGGAAGATGCGAGGAGAGTTATGTTCAATAGACAGGAAATTACAATGTTTAGTCCTTCGAAGAGGTCTCCTTTTCCGAGGGTTGAGTAATTACGTTGTTCGTTTTAAGTAACCGAATAATAATTGTATGCAATCGCAATAAGGATGAAAAATCAATGTGTAAGCCTTAATTATTGGGCATTTGAGTCCTTGTTTGGTTGtgtatattatatatatgttgcGGGTTAATAAAATGTTTTGAGTTGAACTAGTTTCTTTGAttttcttggtttctttctaaTTAATCATTATATCACTCTCAACATAagcatgaaaatatatattaatacaaaattcaatggaaagtattagtttgattttttaattttgaaattatcATATCATTTCTAAATCTTCTGAATTTCCATCATAGCCTTAGGGCTAATATATAATTCATATGAATTCCTTCAGCAATTGAATATATTTTAGCTTGAAGAAATCTAACGAGGGCGTATTGCATTTTTGAGCTACATCTCTAATAATGGGGTCTAAAGTTCCCCCATCCTGAAGCCATGGTAGATATACGTCAAGAATTACATATATCCCAAATAAACTTGTTGGATTATGTTTTAGTCTTGAGGCATTATATCTCAATAGTACCCTTAATTGTAAGGTAATAAAGAATTAACTTAATAGAGTATCCATAATTAGTGTTATGCCCATGTTTGACGGGTTGAGAATCCGAGAAACTGAAACGGTGAGGCAACGAGATACTAATTTAGATATCAGTCTATTGTTATTGTGGGATTGATAACAAACTAAAAACTAATATGTGTATTGGTTGTGATGGTGTTTCACTAGTTACAGACATTTGATGAAATAGTAAACCTTTTATCATACTAGCGCAACCAGTTTATTTGGCAAAAGCAACAACTATTTTTCTAAATCAactgttttttttaacaaaagcaATACTGTTTTGTAGCCAAGACAACGGCATTAATTCATAGCAAGAAATTTTCTCTAACAAATGCAACGCTTATAACAAAAAGGCAAcagttttaatatataaatgcaACGATGTTTAAAACAAAAGCAACAATATTTAAAACACAAGGCAACAATATTTGTAGCATAAAAGCAACGatattatatataatcaatgttatcagaaccggaccggacatcaaacaAGATTTATAACTGGGTCATGGGTCACTTGGTCGTACCGGATGACTCGGATTGGTCGGACTAGATGATgtaataaataactaaataatatttatatatattaaatatatataattaatttaaaattatttttggttctttgccttttcgagggtgccaacctggttgggatTCATGTTGCGCTAGGTccgtatttcaataaaaaaaaatttaaaattatttttataaattatatatatccaaaacaaattataaaccacttttggtttgttattttttgttaacttgaaacttaaatatataacggataaatagagtttaaaataacttgaaatatgtcAACATATTCTACGTCATGCGATCTTTTTAatgatatattataaactcaaaacggacaagtgaTTAATGAGAAATTGACACTTAAAGTAAAACACTTGAAATGGTTTGGAAGAGATAGAAAAGAAACTAAGCATTCTCATCTCACATAGGAAATAAATGAGAATATTAGCTAGTTATAAGTAAATGGCCTTCATAAGCAGGGGCGGAGATAGGGGGTCCGGGCCCCTCCGGCCACCGGAACTACTATGGTAACGAATAGTTTCGGCCCCTACAAATATTAGTGTATATAGACTCTATGTAAttatatttcattgtttaaatgtagatgagatggttaaaaacGCTTGCCTCTTTTCAAAAGGTTTATGTTCGATTTCCTccaacctcaatttattttagaaattatttattaatttaaattttatttttcaataattataaaactatgttactattattaattaattaatttatttatttattttcataacacttttgaactcatttttattatgtctttttcattaaaaaaaattaatttcttatttttgagactcaaacaacttaatttctaaattaaattataaaattttaaagctaaatataaaaaaaatgtaaaaatgttataattttttagaaactagcattaaactaataaaaaaattaaatatatctcattacgctgttaggcttgtccaaaattcaaaattgcactataaatctaaatttctaatttttctgGCCAGTTAGGGCTCCATAAATCCAAatatctaatttttttggcctcTTAGGCCTCcttaaatcaatttttttacatgttcaacCTTTCctaaatctaattttttttacacgtTAGaactattaaacgaaatctagcttaattttgagaaattgtacattaatacttaaaatttgttcttgaccattcaaattataatatgcatatat includes:
- the LOC136227844 gene encoding 11S globulin seed storage protein Ana o 2.0101-like, whose protein sequence is MGFSSLISLSLCFLFLIHGGLVEAQRFPRPPYRQRQSRACQQKDQCQLDRLTAMEPSRRIHSEAGVTELWDQNDQQFRCAGVVAMRHVIQERGMLLPVYVNGPKLIYVVQGNGIEGATYPGCPETFEYSSESQSQAQFRQEGRQGEDDVHQKVRQIRKGDVIALPHGVAHWVYNNGRTPLVLVQIIDLNNQHNQLDQNLRTFFIAGNSEEDLSEREKAPQRESTRRSRGERRPSSRNVFAGIDEEMLAEAFNVNTDLARRLKGENDNRGIIVMVDGELEVLSPERSRQQEQWERERYANGIEETFCSARMKYNIDRPSVSDVFNPRAGRVTNVNSLNLPILRDLQLSIQKGVLYRNAVMAPHWNMNAHSIYYFTEGCGNVQIVDHNGNQVFDGQVKEGQILIAPINFVVIKEAREEGLEWVAFKTNENAKIHQLAGRISALRAMPEDVVANAYQISREDARRVMFNRQEITMFSPSKRSPFPRVE